The Oscillatoria sp. FACHB-1407 genomic sequence TGAACGAGTGAAGGCAGATATACAAAGTGGTATCGCAAGTGGCGTAAATGGTATTCCTACGCTTTTTATCAACAGTATTCGTCATGACGGTTTATGGGACTTAGAAAGCTTGCAAACTGCGATCGCATCTTATAGAAGACCATAACAATCGCTGATTGAATTTGAAAAATACAAATTTAAACGGTTAACGCTTTGATTCTTGAACATTGTGAACTGATATTCATAGGGACGTACGGATATGCCCCAAGAGCAAGTACTACAGGTTGATTTTGTCCAAAAGAGTTCTGTGAATAATATTCTACCTAAACCTCCCTTGTCCTCCAGTCACCATTTAGGATGGAATGGCATTTTGGTTCAACATCATTACCAACCCGCTTGGGAACTATCCGAGTATATTACTTCAAAACATTTAGTATCGATTCATCACAGTACTCATACACTAGAATCAGAACGAGTATTGGATGGGAAAAGAAAATGTGAGCAAATTCAAAAGGGGGACATTGCTTTAGTTCCAGCAGATATACCTCATCAGAAGCTGTGGCAAAGTGATTGTGAGTTTACATTACTGCTACTCGACCCGATTTATATTGCTCACATTGCTCATGAAACCGTTGATGGCGATCGTGTTCATCTTTTGCCACACTTTGCTGAGGCAGATCCATTAATTTATCAAATTGGAACAGCACTGAAATCAGCATTAACCTCAGAGCAACCATCCACTCATCTCTACATCGATTCATTGTCCACTGCGCTAGCAGCGCATTTAATCATGCACTATTCTACAACTAAGCTAAAGATTTCAATGATCGATAATGGTTTGCCTAAACAGACCTTAGAGAAAGTAATTGATTACATTTACACTCATCTAGGGCAGGAGGTTACACTTTCCCAATTGGCTAATTTGACTGGAATGAGCCAGTACTACTTTTGTCGATTGTTCAAGCAATCAACAGGATTGTCACCTCATCAATATTTGATTCAGAAACGGGTTGAGCAAGCAAAGCAGCTATTGATAGAACGCAAATCTCCTATTGCTGATATTGCCCTTCAGTGTGGATTTACCAACCAAAGCCATCTTAATCGCCACTTTAAACGTATTGTTGGAGTGACTCCTTTAACATTTCAAAGGCAATAAGAAACAAGTGCAAAAATGTACTAAAAATCGCAAAAATGTTGTATCGAATGGTCATCAGGTGAGGAAGACTAACTGTATCTTCACATCTGAAGGACCATGTAAATGGGGAGTGGTCATATTTTTGTGTAAATTCAGTTTTGAACGAAAAATCAAGGGTTCCAGCCTACCTAAGCCTGATTTTCTGAACACTCCCTTGTTTTCGAAAGTTTGGTCACTTGAGCACGTCCTTTATCGGTCTTACTGGCGTAGAGCCTATCAAGCAGTCGCTCGTTACCACCACTACCGCAAGCGTTCTCAGGCTTTAACTGCATAAACGCAACTGTAATATCAAAATAGACATTAGTAATCAATGCTCCTATCAAAATGAGAAAGTTGTGCGAATTGTGCCAACATAAATCGTACTGTTGTCACGATTGTGTTCAGGATTTGTGATGACGAGAAATCCTGGCGTAATTGAAATGTGATCATTCATCCGAAATCGGTAGAAGACTTCTATATTGAAAGTGGTGTCTGCATCATCTCGTCCAAATTCATTTCGGATTAGTTTTGGCGGCTGACCGAAGACGATTCCTCCCAAATTTCCTTCCTCACCTAAATTTGGAAACGCAAGAGTCACCGCATAATAGGAAATATCAGCCGTTGGATTATCTGGTAGATCAGTAGCAGTAGCTTGCACAAAGCCAGCCCAACCTCCTAGTGAAACCTCAGGGGTGACACGAATGTTAGCGACCAGTCCATAAGAGTTGGCTATAATGCTTTGGCTAGCATTATCAAACGGTGTATTAGCATTGGCACTACCTGCGTTAATCTCAATTCCGTTGTACGATCGCGAATAGACCAGTCCTATATCGATATCATCATTGGGCCGCCAAGTGAGTTGCCCCAGCATAGAAAAGGGACCACTGAATAGTCCTGCTGAAGTTTCACTTGCCTCTGTTGCTAAATATACTAAAGACAAGTTGATGTTAGGACTGAGATCGTAGCTGAGTCCTGCTCCAGTTCCGCCAATGTTTTCACGATAAATTGGACTACGAAGACCAAAAAGAAATGGTGATCCTTTGCTATCGCTACCCAACAGAGGATTAAGCGTATCAGCGACATCGAAAAGATTACCGTTGGCAATCACAGTCACCTTAGCCGATTCTCCAATGGGGAAGCGGTAGTAGAGTTGATTCACTCTAAGTTGATTCTCATTATTGGCATCAAAGCTTAAACGAGCCATGTTGGTTCCTGTCGCCCCATCGAGGTTTGGGGTGTTTCCCGACTGTAACTGCACCCGCAGTAGATCTTCTCCCGCAAAGCTAGTGTTAAGGAATAAACGTACACGATTACTGAAGATTACTGTTTCATTCAGCGATTCATCTCTGCCTTCTGACGTTGCGATTTCATCTCCAAGGATCCCAGTAGCTGCAAAAATCACCTCTCCTGTTAACTGTGTTGTAGTAGATAACTGATTGGCTTCTAATTCTGCTGTTTGGGTTTCTAGAGTATCAACTTGACTTCGTATTGCAGTCAATTCAGTTGTAAATTCTTCAGTGAGGCGTTGTAGTATTGCCAGATCTTCTTGCATAGTGAGATTAGCCATTCTCACAGTCATAAGTTCATTCATTCGAATGAGACAGCGATTGAGACCTGCTGCAAATTCATATCGCGTTAGTACTTGTTCTCCACGATAAGCGGCATTTAGATCGCCTGCAATGCAATCATATCTTGCAATCAATGATTGAAGTGCTTGAAATGCCCAATCACCTGGTTGCACATCTGATAGTTCTAAAACAGAAGTAATTTCTGTTGTTGTATCGATTGCATCATCATCCATATCACTTAAGAAAATTGCAGCGTCTGGTTCCAAATTAAGAGAGTCTGGAGTCGGGCTTGGTGACACTGAAGTGGATTGACCGTCTAAAGCATAGAGAGATGATTTGAATTCACTGGACCAAGCACTCGATGAATCGAAACTGATTTCCCACCCTACGATGGAAACTGCTACCAAAGAACGCAAGATCATCCCTCTTGTTCTCATCAACTTCATATTGCTCATATTTCACTAAACTCCTGTCCATCACACCAGGGTCAAGTAGGCTTATCGGCTGCTGACAGAAGGTTCTGCATCACGAGCAGCAATTTCAGAGGTGGTCTGCGCCACAAAGGGATTGTAGGATGAATTGGTAGTGTTTCAGATCTGTTGCTACTAACCCCCGGCTGTCGCCGTCCCCCTTACCAAGGGGGACTACAGGGGGTCTTACAGAGGTTATCAACAGGTTTGGAACACCACCCTCGCTCTTCTTCTGTCGCTGGTGGTGTTGTATAGTCTCTTGATTCCAATGGCAGTTCAAAAGCGCGAAAGAAAGCGACGAGAGTGCGTTTATCAACCTTGACTTCGCAGCTAATAACACGACTAATCGTGCGGGCATCGAGCAGCGATCGCTCACTTAATTCTTCATGGGTATAGCGTTTGCCAAAGTCGTCATACAGCACACCGGCTTGCTTGAGTTTTTGCCAGCCTGCTTGAGTTAATACAACACCTCGCTTACGACTTTTATTGCGAAAGGAAGGTTGGGGTTGATTGGGTTGGAGCACTGGGGCTGATTGCCTTTCACAGCGGCTTGAATAGCCACTTCCGATCGAGCGATAACGACTAATCGATGTAGGAGAGGTAGACCAGGGTTGAATAGGTGAATTGGATAGATTCATGGAATTTGCTTTAGAGGATAGGAGATTTTGGACAATGGGGTAGAAACCAACAGAAGTACTTTCCCCTTTAATGGTTGAAAGTCTGGATGTCAAACACACTAATCAGTAATTTCATGAATCGATTCTCCCTA encodes the following:
- a CDS encoding AraC family transcriptional regulator; this encodes MPQEQVLQVDFVQKSSVNNILPKPPLSSSHHLGWNGILVQHHYQPAWELSEYITSKHLVSIHHSTHTLESERVLDGKRKCEQIQKGDIALVPADIPHQKLWQSDCEFTLLLLDPIYIAHIAHETVDGDRVHLLPHFAEADPLIYQIGTALKSALTSEQPSTHLYIDSLSTALAAHLIMHYSTTKLKISMIDNGLPKQTLEKVIDYIYTHLGQEVTLSQLANLTGMSQYYFCRLFKQSTGLSPHQYLIQKRVEQAKQLLIERKSPIADIALQCGFTNQSHLNRHFKRIVGVTPLTFQRQ
- a CDS encoding iron uptake porin, with amino-acid sequence MSNMKLMRTRGMILRSLVAVSIVGWEISFDSSSAWSSEFKSSLYALDGQSTSVSPSPTPDSLNLEPDAAIFLSDMDDDAIDTTTEITSVLELSDVQPGDWAFQALQSLIARYDCIAGDLNAAYRGEQVLTRYEFAAGLNRCLIRMNELMTVRMANLTMQEDLAILQRLTEEFTTELTAIRSQVDTLETQTAELEANQLSTTTQLTGEVIFAATGILGDEIATSEGRDESLNETVIFSNRVRLFLNTSFAGEDLLRVQLQSGNTPNLDGATGTNMARLSFDANNENQLRVNQLYYRFPIGESAKVTVIANGNLFDVADTLNPLLGSDSKGSPFLFGLRSPIYRENIGGTGAGLSYDLSPNINLSLVYLATEASETSAGLFSGPFSMLGQLTWRPNDDIDIGLVYSRSYNGIEINAGSANANTPFDNASQSIIANSYGLVANIRVTPEVSLGGWAGFVQATATDLPDNPTADISYYAVTLAFPNLGEEGNLGGIVFGQPPKLIRNEFGRDDADTTFNIEVFYRFRMNDHISITPGFLVITNPEHNRDNSTIYVGTIRTTFSF